In the genome of Paenibacillus pabuli, one region contains:
- the fliE gene encoding flagellar hook-basal body complex protein FliE — protein sequence MIQNNMFSIQGVQPLQMQSTAQSKPSTPAETIESFGTYLQNALGSVAAQETQAHEMSNQFLVGKANVDQVMIASEQALLSLQLTTQVRNKVVEAYQEIMRTQL from the coding sequence ATGATTCAGAACAACATGTTTAGCATACAAGGGGTTCAACCGCTTCAGATGCAAAGCACGGCACAAAGTAAACCATCTACACCAGCCGAAACCATTGAGAGCTTCGGTACATACCTACAGAATGCGCTAGGGTCTGTAGCTGCACAGGAGACCCAAGCACATGAAATGTCAAACCAATTCCTGGTTGGAAAAGCGAACGTTGATCAGGTGATGATCGCTTCTGAACAGGCCCTGTTGAGTCTTCAACTTACGACTCAAGTCCGAAACAAAGTAGTCGAAGCATATCAGGAAATTATGCGTACGCAATTGTAA
- the fliJ gene encoding flagellar export protein FliJ, translating into MKFRYHFQKVVDLKSNEKTQAEWMLSTAIGKLQTEEEHLLQLLNDKKELIDVIQSATESTASVSSLQEMQRYVHHLDECISRKSSDVRHAEVNVQRNQTFLNGKMMDEKVWLGARDKAKIKFQQEMLLREQNDLDEMATVRFAAKAGRAN; encoded by the coding sequence ATGAAATTTCGATATCATTTCCAGAAGGTTGTTGACCTGAAAAGCAATGAAAAAACACAAGCGGAGTGGATGTTATCCACAGCGATCGGGAAACTTCAGACGGAGGAAGAGCATCTTTTACAACTATTGAATGATAAAAAGGAATTAATTGATGTCATTCAATCCGCTACGGAAAGTACGGCTTCCGTATCCAGCTTGCAGGAGATGCAGCGGTATGTCCATCACCTTGACGAGTGCATTTCACGCAAAAGTAGTGATGTCAGACATGCTGAGGTCAATGTGCAACGGAATCAGACGTTTCTGAACGGCAAAATGATGGACGAAAAAGTATGGCTTGGGGCGAGAGACAAGGCCAAAATCAAATTTCAGCAGGAGATGCTCCTCCGGGAACAGAACGATCTGGACGAGATGGCTACTGTACGCTTCGCTGCCAAAGCCGGACGCGCGAATTGA
- a CDS encoding FliH/SctL family protein, translating into MSNLIKSFQYVPVDDHKRLENHHHYGGPESDAELDGERAEGSEAEMLQARVDEETQRLTAEMLEDAKEFAEKQVREASEEAERLLQEAREQIDSWWQEQRQQDEHLTEALRSQGFQQGFEEGKVQAELDLQVKIEEMMKEAREVLEEAYVAKDQIIQEAEPFLVDLACGIAEKVIDKQLSVEPEHTLELIRQNLSRKREQGMITLCVAPDQFSFVQAAREELAMAIDSQAELQILPDATVKDKGCVIRSSFGSVDARIDTQLAEIKKELIRIALEDEGRKNQHEDS; encoded by the coding sequence TTGTCTAATTTGATTAAATCTTTCCAGTATGTACCAGTCGATGACCACAAACGACTTGAAAATCATCATCATTATGGTGGACCTGAGTCTGATGCGGAGTTGGATGGTGAACGTGCTGAAGGTTCCGAAGCTGAGATGCTGCAGGCACGCGTAGACGAAGAAACACAACGTCTTACCGCGGAGATGCTGGAGGATGCCAAGGAGTTTGCAGAAAAGCAGGTACGTGAAGCTTCGGAGGAAGCGGAGCGATTGCTTCAAGAAGCCCGTGAACAGATTGATAGCTGGTGGCAGGAGCAGCGTCAGCAGGACGAACATCTGACTGAAGCACTTCGTTCACAAGGTTTTCAGCAGGGTTTTGAAGAAGGCAAAGTACAGGCTGAACTGGATCTCCAGGTAAAGATCGAAGAGATGATGAAGGAAGCCCGTGAGGTGCTTGAAGAAGCTTATGTTGCCAAAGATCAGATTATTCAGGAAGCAGAGCCTTTCCTTGTGGATCTCGCCTGTGGAATTGCTGAGAAGGTAATTGACAAACAACTTTCGGTTGAACCGGAACATACGCTTGAACTGATTCGTCAGAATTTGTCTCGCAAACGAGAACAGGGCATGATCACCTTATGTGTGGCACCTGATCAATTCTCTTTTGTGCAGGCTGCACGTGAAGAGTTGGCTATGGCGATTGATTCTCAGGCAGAATTGCAAATTTTGCCTGATGCTACGGTGAAAGACAAGGGATGTGTTATACGCTCGTCGTTTGGAAGCGTAGATGCCAGAATTGATACTCAGCTCGCTGAAATTAAAAAAGAACTGATCCGCATAGCACTTGAGGATGAGGGGCGAAAAAATCAACATGAAGATTCTTAG
- a CDS encoding MotE family protein — MAVKDTDMEKESSGGWEKFLMISIPIVFTVVLLGVLLTLFNVDIRNNLLEVANKIPVVKNWVPDPVLDPEKKKLEKSEQQVESAEATIEKLKAQVNAKETELKAAQEATTTEAKKATDLQKKLDDAEKAAEIAAQNPETESDYQKQIKDLAKMYADMSPSKAAPILQNMTNEEMVLLLSSMQSAARTKVLEKMDPKTAADVTMMMKDAKPSGDLALDALQSRLKKETATTSTASTTNSKNLDKNQLSQTFASMSASSGAKLLLETYKLSPDKTLTILNSVDDATRSQLLENMSTENSVETAKILNKLMGNK, encoded by the coding sequence ATGGCTGTTAAAGACACAGATATGGAAAAAGAGTCGAGCGGTGGTTGGGAAAAGTTTCTGATGATCTCAATCCCAATCGTGTTCACTGTGGTTTTGTTGGGGGTTTTGCTCACTCTGTTTAATGTAGATATTCGCAACAACCTGCTTGAAGTAGCTAACAAAATACCAGTTGTGAAGAACTGGGTCCCTGATCCTGTGTTAGACCCGGAGAAAAAGAAACTGGAGAAGAGCGAGCAACAGGTTGAAAGTGCAGAAGCGACAATAGAAAAGCTTAAGGCACAGGTAAATGCAAAAGAAACTGAGCTCAAGGCAGCGCAGGAAGCCACAACGACTGAGGCCAAAAAAGCAACTGATCTGCAAAAAAAATTGGATGATGCGGAAAAAGCGGCTGAAATCGCTGCTCAGAATCCAGAGACCGAGTCTGATTATCAGAAGCAGATTAAAGATTTAGCTAAGATGTATGCGGACATGAGTCCAAGTAAAGCCGCGCCGATTTTGCAGAATATGACGAATGAAGAGATGGTGTTGCTTCTGAGTTCGATGCAATCGGCTGCACGAACCAAAGTGTTAGAGAAGATGGACCCAAAAACAGCGGCTGATGTCACGATGATGATGAAAGATGCGAAACCATCCGGTGATCTAGCCCTCGATGCACTGCAATCTCGCTTAAAGAAAGAGACTGCAACAACATCAACGGCGTCTACAACTAACTCCAAAAATTTGGATAAAAATCAGCTTAGTCAAACGTTTGCTTCCATGTCCGCCTCTAGTGGAGCCAAGCTGTTGCTCGAAACATACAAGCTGAGTCCGGACAAAACCTTGACCATTTTGAATTCTGTCGACGATGCTACGCGATCTCAATTGCTTGAAAATATGTCGACTGAAAATTCGGTTGAAACTGCAAAAATCCTAAATAAATTAATGGGTAACAAGTAG
- the fliG gene encoding flagellar motor switch protein FliG, protein MAKASSQGLTGRQKAAILLITLGPEVSAQIFKHLRDEEIEQLTLEIANVRKVDASEKDMIMAEFHQICLAQEYISQGGITYAREILEKALGSQKALEVINRLTATLQVRPFDFARKADPNQILNFIQNESPQTIALVLSYLQFEQAAAILSSLPQEKQADVARRVAVMDSTSPEVISQVERVLEQKLSSTVTQDYTNAGGIESIVQILNGVDRGTERTILDSLEIQDPELAEEIKKRMFVFEDIVNVDDRSIQRIIRDIDNADLQLALKVASEEVRDAVFRNMSKRMSETFKEEMEFMGPVRLRDVEEAQTRIVGTIRRLEEAGEIIIARGGGDDIIV, encoded by the coding sequence TTGGCGAAGGCAAGCAGTCAAGGTCTGACTGGAAGACAAAAAGCAGCAATTTTGTTGATTACATTAGGTCCGGAAGTATCTGCACAAATCTTTAAACATTTGCGTGATGAAGAGATTGAACAACTGACACTGGAAATTGCCAATGTCCGCAAAGTGGATGCTTCTGAGAAAGATATGATTATGGCTGAGTTTCACCAGATCTGTCTGGCACAGGAGTATATCTCTCAGGGTGGTATTACGTACGCGAGAGAGATTCTGGAGAAAGCACTCGGGTCGCAAAAAGCACTTGAAGTTATTAATCGTTTGACCGCGACACTGCAAGTTAGACCATTTGACTTTGCACGTAAAGCGGATCCAAATCAAATATTGAACTTTATTCAGAACGAAAGCCCACAAACGATCGCTCTCGTATTATCGTATCTGCAATTTGAGCAGGCAGCAGCCATCTTGTCTTCGTTACCACAAGAAAAGCAAGCAGATGTAGCACGTAGAGTGGCAGTTATGGACAGTACTTCTCCAGAGGTCATTTCTCAGGTAGAGCGCGTGCTTGAACAGAAACTGTCATCTACTGTTACGCAGGACTATACAAATGCGGGTGGTATTGAGTCCATCGTTCAGATCTTGAACGGCGTCGACCGTGGTACGGAACGTACCATTCTCGATTCACTGGAGATTCAAGATCCGGAACTGGCAGAAGAAATCAAAAAACGCATGTTTGTATTCGAAGATATTGTCAATGTGGATGATCGTTCCATTCAGCGTATTATCCGGGATATCGACAACGCAGATTTGCAGTTGGCGCTCAAAGTGGCAAGCGAAGAAGTACGGGATGCTGTATTCCGGAATATGTCGAAACGGATGTCCGAGACATTCAAGGAAGAAATGGAATTCATGGGACCCGTTCGGTTGCGTGATGTTGAGGAAGCTCAAACCCGTATCGTAGGAACAATCCGTAGATTGGAAGAAGCTGGTGAGATCATTATCGCTCGCGGTGGAGGAGATGATATCATTGTCTAA
- the hslU gene encoding ATP-dependent protease ATPase subunit HslU: MDTQALTPRQIVAELDKYIVGQKQAKKSVAVALRNRYRRSLLPEHTQDDIVPKNILMIGPTGVGKTEIARRLAKLVGAPFVKVEATKFTEVGYVGRDVESMIRDLIETSLRMVKLERTEKVKDKAEEAANERIVHILAPSQSKSKNQRNPFEMIFGNNGNNTPENDEQEPDTGVAERRRKIKFDLLSGKLEDDVIEIDVEDTTPNMMDMFAGQGNDQMGMNMQEMFGSLLPRRTKKRKLAIKEARKVLIQEEAGKLIDMDDVTQESIRRAEQTGIIFIDEIDKVASQGRGSGPDVSREGVQRDILPIVEGSTVMTKYGPVKTDYILFMAAGAFHVAKPSDLIPELQGRFPIRVELNSLTLDEFVSILTEPKNALTKQYVDLLRTENIEIEFSDDAIREIAKLAESVNQNTENIGARRLHTILEKLLEDLSFEAPELTLERMVITPEYVREKLNDIALDRDLSQYIL; encoded by the coding sequence ATGGATACTCAAGCATTAACGCCAAGACAAATCGTTGCAGAGCTTGATAAGTACATCGTAGGTCAAAAACAGGCTAAAAAATCGGTAGCGGTCGCCCTTCGCAATCGTTATCGCCGTAGCCTTTTGCCCGAACATACCCAAGATGATATTGTACCTAAAAATATTCTGATGATTGGACCTACTGGTGTTGGTAAAACAGAGATTGCACGTCGACTCGCCAAGTTGGTAGGAGCTCCATTTGTAAAGGTGGAGGCTACCAAGTTCACGGAAGTGGGTTATGTTGGCCGTGACGTAGAATCCATGATTCGTGATTTGATTGAAACATCGCTACGGATGGTTAAGCTGGAACGTACAGAAAAGGTCAAGGACAAAGCGGAAGAGGCTGCCAATGAACGGATCGTACATATTTTGGCCCCTTCACAATCCAAATCCAAAAATCAGCGAAATCCGTTCGAAATGATTTTTGGCAATAACGGAAACAATACGCCAGAAAATGATGAGCAAGAGCCGGATACAGGAGTAGCTGAGCGGAGACGCAAAATCAAATTTGATTTGTTATCTGGCAAGCTGGAAGATGACGTGATCGAGATTGATGTGGAAGATACCACACCAAATATGATGGATATGTTCGCGGGTCAAGGAAATGATCAGATGGGGATGAACATGCAGGAGATGTTCGGCAGTTTATTGCCTCGTCGTACTAAAAAACGTAAACTCGCGATTAAGGAAGCTCGCAAAGTTCTGATTCAGGAAGAGGCAGGCAAGTTGATCGATATGGATGATGTGACTCAGGAGTCCATTCGCCGGGCCGAACAAACAGGTATCATTTTCATTGATGAAATTGATAAAGTGGCGAGTCAGGGACGCGGTAGCGGGCCTGATGTATCCCGTGAAGGGGTACAACGTGATATTTTGCCAATTGTGGAAGGATCTACGGTAATGACCAAGTATGGCCCTGTCAAAACGGATTACATCCTGTTTATGGCAGCCGGTGCTTTTCACGTAGCAAAACCTTCAGATCTCATTCCAGAGCTTCAGGGGCGGTTCCCAATCCGTGTAGAATTGAACAGTCTGACACTTGATGAATTTGTATCGATCCTCACGGAACCTAAAAATGCTTTAACCAAGCAGTATGTGGATTTGCTGCGTACGGAGAATATTGAGATTGAGTTCTCGGATGATGCCATTCGTGAAATTGCCAAACTGGCTGAGTCCGTGAATCAGAATACCGAAAATATCGGTGCACGGCGTCTGCATACCATTCTGGAGAAACTTCTTGAGGATCTGTCTTTTGAAGCGCCAGAACTTACGCTTGAGCGTATGGTGATCACTCCTGAATATGTACGTGAAAAATTGAATGACATTGCACTGGATCGCGATTTAAGTCAATATATCTTGTAA
- the fliI gene encoding flagellar protein export ATPase FliI: MKILSSQRYMEHLKHFDPVRVNGKVTQVIGLMVESEGPDASIGDVCYIYPGKSAKPLQAEVVGFRDNKVLLMPLGELQSIGPGCDVVGTGKPLGVQVGSELLGKVLDGLGQPLDGSLLPSRMPMYSTSNTPVNPMDRPRVLETMGVGVRAIDGLLTVGKGQRVGIFAGSGVGKSTLMGMIARNTAADVNVIALVGERGREVRDFIERDLGPEGLERSVVIVATSDQPALIRIKGAVIATTIAEYFRDRGMNVMLMMDSVTRYAMAQREVGLAVGEPPAMRGYTPSVFASLPKLLERAGTGPTGSITAFYTVLVDGDDMNEPIADAVRGILDGHIVLNRSIANKGHFPAIDVLASISRVMKDIAPEEQLEAVNNMKRLMAVYKESEDLINIGAYQRGSNAAIDESIDQIDSIWNFTRQKVDEKVTLEEVQERLILEFARR; encoded by the coding sequence ATGAAGATTCTTAGCTCACAGCGATACATGGAACATCTTAAGCATTTTGATCCCGTTCGCGTTAACGGTAAGGTCACCCAAGTTATAGGCCTTATGGTTGAGTCTGAAGGTCCGGATGCAAGCATCGGTGATGTATGTTACATCTACCCCGGGAAATCTGCCAAGCCACTTCAGGCTGAGGTTGTCGGGTTTCGGGATAACAAAGTATTGCTCATGCCACTCGGTGAACTGCAATCCATTGGTCCTGGATGTGATGTAGTCGGAACGGGTAAACCACTAGGGGTACAGGTTGGATCAGAATTGCTTGGTAAGGTGTTAGATGGGTTGGGGCAGCCTCTTGACGGATCCTTGTTGCCCTCCAGAATGCCAATGTACTCCACATCCAATACGCCAGTGAATCCGATGGACCGTCCACGTGTACTCGAAACGATGGGTGTAGGTGTAAGAGCCATTGACGGTCTGTTGACGGTTGGTAAAGGACAGAGGGTCGGCATATTTGCCGGATCCGGTGTTGGTAAAAGTACACTGATGGGTATGATTGCCCGCAATACAGCGGCAGACGTCAATGTCATTGCTTTGGTAGGGGAGCGGGGCCGTGAGGTTCGTGACTTTATAGAACGGGATCTGGGTCCGGAAGGACTGGAACGATCCGTCGTGATCGTCGCTACTTCTGATCAACCTGCTCTGATTCGAATCAAAGGCGCGGTCATCGCAACTACGATTGCGGAGTATTTCAGAGACAGAGGCATGAATGTCATGTTGATGATGGACTCCGTTACACGTTATGCCATGGCACAGAGGGAAGTGGGACTTGCCGTGGGAGAACCTCCTGCGATGAGAGGATACACTCCTTCTGTTTTTGCAAGTTTACCCAAGCTGCTTGAGCGAGCGGGGACTGGACCCACAGGTTCAATTACGGCGTTTTACACCGTTCTTGTCGACGGGGATGATATGAACGAACCGATTGCAGATGCGGTGAGAGGTATATTGGATGGTCATATTGTACTGAATCGGTCCATTGCAAACAAAGGTCATTTCCCTGCCATTGACGTGCTTGCGAGCATTAGTCGGGTTATGAAGGATATTGCTCCTGAAGAGCAGCTGGAAGCCGTTAATAATATGAAGAGACTGATGGCAGTGTACAAGGAATCTGAGGATTTAATCAACATTGGGGCCTATCAAAGAGGTTCAAATGCTGCCATTGATGAATCGATAGACCAGATTGATAGCATCTGGAATTTTACAAGGCAGAAAGTCGATGAAAAAGTAACGCTGGAAGAAGTGCAGGAACGTTTGATTCTTGAATTTGCAAGGAGATGA
- a CDS encoding flagellar hook-length control protein FliK — protein sequence MSIVYQMTSTSSAKTTGATQTAGTGSKGATAGSDDFLQTLAQSLNGGATADSSSAAAASLTANPLMFTFAAGEDGEQTSITDILSSLFADLDSLDEALENDPSLLADLQSLIQQMYAQLDDKAGIQAEGSDELTSETGNAASAIDLAEHPAAVRFVLQDVLTQLIAGMNDSDSAVVKNAPEFKHLLQSLQSQLQDAGVEISHNKGWTELKSILDTLAMAKDQVVQAAPSNPVQTTKQDSVSPQVLVAAASNPGTKVSVETDATPSTNEVGEVNHSTIITAGELSLRSSGISAGKPAEPVMQASQFAKEMTQFVVNKLDIVQQKGLSEATISLRPEHLGKLDVQITLQNGQLVARFMTEHTMAKDMLEQQMMQLRSSLQAQGIQVERLEVTQNSSLGSQMYQDGGRQPGSNSQQQRRSREREEQSDDAVTTATLQEELRNWRSEHEEGNDLRRDTFTAEA from the coding sequence ATGTCGATTGTATATCAAATGACATCCACATCATCCGCAAAGACAACAGGAGCAACTCAAACGGCTGGAACTGGATCCAAAGGTGCAACTGCTGGAAGCGATGATTTTTTGCAAACTCTCGCTCAATCTTTAAATGGTGGTGCAACGGCGGACAGCAGCTCGGCTGCAGCAGCGAGCTTAACAGCGAATCCGCTGATGTTTACCTTTGCAGCTGGTGAAGATGGGGAACAAACATCGATCACCGATATCTTAAGTTCGTTATTCGCAGATCTGGATTCGCTAGATGAAGCTTTGGAAAATGATCCGTCACTACTTGCGGATTTACAAAGTCTGATTCAGCAGATGTACGCTCAATTAGATGATAAAGCTGGTATTCAAGCCGAAGGTTCTGATGAGCTTACAAGTGAAACGGGAAATGCAGCATCAGCAATTGATCTGGCGGAACATCCAGCAGCAGTACGCTTTGTATTACAGGATGTGCTCACACAGTTAATTGCGGGTATGAATGATTCGGATAGTGCAGTTGTCAAGAATGCTCCAGAATTCAAGCACCTGCTTCAATCTCTCCAAAGTCAGCTGCAAGATGCTGGCGTGGAGATCAGTCATAACAAAGGATGGACTGAACTTAAATCCATTCTGGATACATTAGCGATGGCAAAAGATCAGGTGGTGCAAGCGGCACCAAGCAATCCCGTTCAAACTACCAAGCAAGACTCAGTGTCACCACAAGTTCTTGTTGCGGCAGCTTCAAATCCTGGAACTAAAGTTTCAGTAGAAACAGACGCAACACCTTCTACAAATGAAGTAGGAGAAGTGAACCATTCAACTATCATTACGGCAGGAGAGTTGTCTTTACGTTCATCAGGGATATCAGCAGGCAAACCAGCTGAACCTGTCATGCAAGCGTCCCAGTTTGCTAAAGAAATGACTCAGTTTGTTGTGAACAAGTTGGATATTGTGCAGCAAAAGGGGTTATCGGAGGCGACTATCTCACTACGCCCAGAGCACCTCGGTAAACTGGATGTGCAGATAACGTTGCAAAACGGACAACTTGTTGCACGATTTATGACCGAGCATACGATGGCGAAAGACATGCTGGAACAGCAAATGATGCAACTACGTAGCTCACTTCAAGCTCAAGGTATTCAAGTGGAACGACTTGAGGTGACTCAGAACAGTTCTCTGGGATCGCAAATGTACCAGGATGGTGGCCGCCAGCCAGGAAGCAATTCTCAGCAACAGAGACGCTCACGGGAACGTGAAGAACAATCGGATGATGCTGTAACTACAGCAACTCTTCAGGAAGAATTGCGCAACTGGCGCAGTGAGCATGAGGAAGGAAACGACTTGCGCAGAGACACGTTTACAGCAGAGGCTTAA
- the flgC gene encoding flagellar basal body rod protein FlgC, producing the protein MNISNSFSISASALTAQRLRMDVISSNIANAETTRASVTNGEAVPYKRKMVVLEPNKTSFNSLLQNQMKRSGSGEGVRVSEIREDQSPLKPVYDPTHPDANAEGYVYMPNVDIAKEMVDMISASRSYEANVTALNSTKAMISKALEIGRA; encoded by the coding sequence GTGAACATCAGTAACAGTTTCAGTATCAGTGCATCGGCTCTAACGGCTCAGCGTTTGCGAATGGATGTTATATCTTCCAACATTGCTAACGCGGAGACGACTCGCGCGAGTGTAACCAACGGGGAGGCGGTTCCTTATAAGCGCAAGATGGTTGTGCTTGAACCCAACAAGACTTCCTTCAACAGTTTGCTTCAAAACCAGATGAAAAGAAGTGGGTCTGGAGAGGGAGTTCGGGTATCCGAGATTCGTGAAGATCAGTCGCCTCTAAAACCGGTCTATGATCCTACACATCCGGATGCCAACGCTGAGGGGTATGTATACATGCCTAACGTGGATATCGCGAAAGAAATGGTAGACATGATTTCGGCTTCACGTTCATATGAAGCAAACGTTACAGCCTTGAACTCAACCAAAGCAATGATATCTAAGGCATTGGAGATTGGAAGAGCCTAG
- the flgB gene encoding flagellar basal body rod protein FlgB: protein MNLLNDISFQRLQGALDASNIRQRTIADNIANADTPYFKRSDVAFEEMLQEQMNGDMPVLKGKVTDSRHFVIGPSSSIPTPVVNMDQSTSMNNNQNNVDVDKEMSLLAENQLRYNAYIQQVNEQIKMMRVGVEGR from the coding sequence ATGAATCTTTTGAATGATATTAGTTTTCAAAGGCTGCAAGGTGCACTCGACGCCTCCAACATTAGACAACGAACGATTGCTGACAACATTGCGAATGCGGACACCCCGTATTTCAAGCGTTCGGACGTTGCTTTTGAAGAAATGCTGCAGGAACAAATGAATGGGGATATGCCTGTTCTTAAAGGAAAAGTAACGGATTCAAGGCATTTTGTCATAGGTCCTTCCTCTTCCATACCTACACCGGTAGTTAATATGGACCAGTCAACCTCCATGAATAACAACCAGAACAACGTCGATGTAGACAAAGAAATGAGTCTTCTGGCGGAGAACCAGCTGCGTTACAACGCTTATATTCAGCAAGTGAATGAACAGATCAAAATGATGCGTGTTGGAGTCGAAGGGAGATAA
- the fliF gene encoding flagellar basal-body MS-ring/collar protein FliF, which produces MNERIAQYRDKASQYWNSFSKKQKVLFISTFLFLILAAVVLTMQLSKTEYEVAFTDLNASDSAGVINYLDSSNIPYKLSADGKTISVPSTDVAIAKVNIGSQGIIQNGSLGYKSFEESSSPIGMTDKEFDVKYNNALNGEVEQLLQRMQGIQDAKVLVNMPKDNIFAGLEEQDKASASVALQFKPGYHPNQAAVDGYFNLVKTAIPNLPIENITITNTDEAELIPTARGGSGGLSSEVQENMALQKKFENDVRNNVKQFLSQIVGDENVNVLVASKLNFDKETRKENLVTPVDVDNMKGIEISVQEIQKSYTGASNPTGGVAGTGQQDVPGYPSSDASGNSTSEETSSTKNYDVNRIVKDIVSSPYTVKDLTINVAVEPPAGQTELQAPVHDAIENILVNIVRASLADSGTVISDADLVKKVSVMSQGFQTAAATNTGFQLSTGMMWGIGALVAALIAVVVILLVRRRRKQNEIEEEDIPLPVATEFPSITLDSVTNESQVRKQLESLAKKKPDEFVNLLRTWLADE; this is translated from the coding sequence GTGAATGAGAGAATTGCCCAGTACAGGGATAAGGCATCCCAGTATTGGAATAGTTTTAGCAAAAAGCAAAAAGTATTATTTATTTCCACCTTCTTGTTTTTAATTTTGGCTGCAGTTGTACTAACCATGCAATTGTCAAAGACGGAATATGAAGTTGCTTTCACGGATTTGAATGCAAGTGACTCAGCAGGTGTCATTAATTATCTTGATTCATCTAATATTCCATACAAATTAAGTGCAGATGGCAAAACCATATCTGTACCGAGCACGGATGTTGCTATTGCAAAAGTGAATATCGGATCACAAGGAATTATTCAGAATGGTTCATTAGGTTATAAGTCATTCGAGGAATCATCATCCCCAATCGGGATGACGGATAAAGAGTTTGATGTGAAGTATAACAATGCATTAAACGGAGAAGTGGAGCAGCTGCTTCAACGGATGCAAGGCATACAGGATGCCAAAGTTTTGGTCAATATGCCAAAAGATAATATCTTTGCTGGATTGGAAGAACAGGATAAAGCATCAGCATCAGTGGCCCTGCAGTTTAAACCGGGTTATCACCCCAATCAGGCTGCTGTAGATGGATACTTTAATTTGGTCAAGACAGCCATTCCCAATCTGCCTATTGAAAACATAACGATTACAAATACGGATGAAGCGGAATTGATTCCGACAGCCCGAGGTGGTAGCGGGGGATTATCTTCTGAAGTCCAAGAGAACATGGCGTTACAGAAGAAATTCGAAAATGATGTTCGTAATAACGTGAAACAATTTCTTTCCCAGATTGTGGGTGACGAGAACGTCAATGTTCTGGTTGCTTCCAAGCTTAATTTTGACAAGGAAACGCGGAAAGAAAATCTGGTCACACCGGTCGATGTAGATAACATGAAGGGCATCGAGATTAGTGTGCAAGAGATTCAAAAGAGTTATACCGGAGCAAGCAATCCAACAGGCGGTGTTGCTGGTACCGGCCAACAGGATGTTCCGGGTTATCCATCATCAGATGCGTCAGGTAACTCGACCTCGGAAGAAACATCGAGCACTAAAAACTATGATGTCAACCGAATTGTTAAAGATATCGTTTCCAGTCCATATACTGTAAAAGATTTAACCATTAACGTTGCGGTTGAACCACCGGCAGGACAAACAGAATTACAAGCACCGGTTCATGATGCGATTGAAAACATTTTGGTTAACATTGTTCGCGCATCATTGGCAGACTCAGGCACTGTAATAAGTGACGCAGATTTGGTCAAAAAAGTTTCGGTAATGTCACAAGGTTTCCAGACTGCTGCGGCAACCAATACAGGTTTCCAGCTTTCCACCGGAATGATGTGGGGCATAGGAGCACTGGTGGCAGCATTGATTGCAGTGGTTGTTATTTTGTTAGTGCGCCGTCGTCGCAAACAAAACGAAATAGAAGAAGAGGACATTCCTCTTCCTGTGGCAACAGAGTTTCCGTCCATTACGTTGGACAGTGTAACGAACGAAAGTCAAGTGCGCAAACAATTGGAGAGTTTGGCAAAGAAAAAGCCAGACGAATTCGTCAATCTGCTGCGTACGTGGCTGGCTGACGAATAG